Within the Emticicia oligotrophica DSM 17448 genome, the region GTGGACTACTTCTTTCAATTTCACCCAAATTGATAATAAAGTTACAAAACTTTATGATACACTTACTGTACTACCAGGTCGTGCGGCTGATGCATGGATTAAGATTGGATACCCTGTTAACTCAATCTATACAGCTGAGTATGCAGGTGTGAACCCAGCAACTGGTCGTGCGATGTGGTATGATAATAATGGTAATATCATTTATCGTTTAGCTGGTAACCCTGATTCTTACTCGAAAATTATTGGTAGTCAGATTCCAAAATATTATGGTGGTTTAACAAACACTTTCTCATTCAAAGGATTTGATTTAGAAGTATTCTTCAACTACGAATTTGGAAGAACAGTATTTAATAACCAATCAGCATTTATGGCTGAAAATGGTGGTAGAACTTTCAATACTTTACAATCAATGTACGATAATCGTTGGACTACCCCAGGCCAAATTACAACTGTACCACGCCCATTCAATGGTAATGCAGAAGTATTAGGCTCAGGTATCACAGCAGGTTCTCGTTTCTATGAAGATGCTTCATTCATTCGTTTGAAAACTGCTACGTTTGGTTATACTTTCCCAACTGCTCTATTGAAGCGTGTGAAAATTGACAGAGCAAGATTATATGTTCAAGGATATAACCTATATACTTGGAGCAAATGGACTGGTTTCGACTCTGAGTTTATCAACTTAGGAAGTGGAAACAACGGAACTATTCCTCAGCCTAAAACTTTAACATTTGGTTTACAACTTGGTCTATAATTTCAAACATCAAGAAAGAATTAATTTGATACAAACATGAAAGGAAAATATTCATTGAAAATAGCAGTCTTAAGCTTAGTGCTGACGTTTGCATCTTGTACTGATCTACTTGATGTGCAGCCACGTGCTTCGATTGATTCTGTGACTGCCCTTACCACTGAAGATGCTATCAATGCAGCAGTAAATGGTATCTACGATAGATTACAATCAACCAACCTTTATGGTAGAGATTTAGTAGCTATTCCTGAGGCTTTGGCCGATAACGGAAGAGCAACCAATAAATCTGGTCGTTTGAACGCTGAATATCAAAATCAGGTAAATGCTCATTTTATTCACTGGCAAACTTCATATTTTGCTATCAACCAAGCAAACCTTGTATTAGATGCGTTGCCAAAGGTTGAAAAAATGACTCAAGCAAACAAAGATTTTGTTGAAGCACAGGCTTTGTTCATCAGAGGTTTGCTTTACTTTGAATTGATGCGTGCTTATGCTTATGAGCCATCAGTTGAGCTTAAAGAAGTAAGTAAAGGTGGTGTGCCTTTATTGAAATCTGGAGTTGTTGATGCGACTCAAATCAAGTTAGAAGGTCGTGCGTCAATCAATGATGTATATGAGTCAATCTATGCTGACTTGAATAACTCAATCGCTAAGTTTACAAGTGCAAATAAGGCGGCATCTGCTGCTTTTGCTAATAAAACTGCTGCTCAAGCAATGTTATCACGTGTAGCTTTATACCGTGGTGATTATGCAAATGCTGCGAAATACGCAACTGATGCTTTGGCTGCTGGTAGTGTTGGTCGTTTCCAAGCAAGGGATAATTATGTTTCTGCTTGGCGTTCGGCAAATCACCCAGAGTCTATCTTTGAAATTCAGTATCAGACAAATGAGAATATTGGTGTAAATACTTCTCTACAAACTACTTATACTACTTTGATTGCTTCAGGAAACCGTACAACTACAGGTGGTTTTGGAGATTTAGTACCAACCAAAGCACTTTTAGATGCTTATGAGTCGGAGAGAGATTCTACAGGTAAAGTTATTGTTGATGTACGTCGTTCAATGTATG harbors:
- a CDS encoding RagB/SusD family nutrient uptake outer membrane protein, which codes for MKGKYSLKIAVLSLVLTFASCTDLLDVQPRASIDSVTALTTEDAINAAVNGIYDRLQSTNLYGRDLVAIPEALADNGRATNKSGRLNAEYQNQVNAHFIHWQTSYFAINQANLVLDALPKVEKMTQANKDFVEAQALFIRGLLYFELMRAYAYEPSVELKEVSKGGVPLLKSGVVDATQIKLEGRASINDVYESIYADLNNSIAKFTSANKAASAAFANKTAAQAMLSRVALYRGDYANAAKYATDALAAGSVGRFQARDNYVSAWRSANHPESIFEIQYQTNENIGVNTSLQTTYTTLIASGNRTTTGGFGDLVPTKALLDAYESERDSTGKVIVDVRRSMYELGTAGRGTAEIECTKFLGRSGQVNLDNIPVIRVSEMYLNRAEALARTGNVTGALADLNVIRTRAGLPAAKDLAGAALINEILKQRRLELAFEGHRFFDLKRLGLDISKAAPVQSIGFTDFRMLAPLPVREIQANPNLKQNAGY